A portion of the Persephonella sp. genome contains these proteins:
- a CDS encoding BlaI/MecI/CopY family transcriptional regulator, which translates to MIDFFKKGFKTLKFKRQKPSPFGDLEEKVMEFLWENGSGSVREVRQYLGEDKFAHTTVMTVMDRLYKKGILKREKEGKGYRYYPVISREQFETEVAKKVVKDMLKSSPSTAVAAFEGLIEELPEEEIDRIRKLFEEKIKNESKK; encoded by the coding sequence ATGATAGATTTTTTTAAAAAAGGCTTTAAAACCTTAAAGTTTAAAAGACAAAAACCCTCACCATTTGGGGATCTTGAAGAAAAAGTTATGGAGTTTCTGTGGGAAAATGGGAGCGGCAGCGTTAGAGAGGTGAGGCAGTATCTTGGAGAAGATAAGTTCGCCCATACAACAGTTATGACAGTTATGGACAGGCTTTATAAAAAAGGCATATTAAAAAGGGAGAAGGAAGGGAAAGGTTACAGGTATTACCCTGTTATCAGCAGAGAGCAGTTTGAGACTGAAGTTGCAAAAAAAGTTGTAAAAGATATGTTAAAAAGCAGTCCATCAACGGCTGTGGCAGCTTTTGAGGGACTGATTGAAGAACTGCCAGAAGAGGAGATAGACAGGATTAGAAAACTTTTTGAAGAGAAGATAAAAAATGAGAGTAAAAAGTAA
- a CDS encoding FixH family protein — protein MRKLYFLMVLIVGFFAFSCTSKEGFKKELSEGDIKVVITSDQPPHVGINKWKLKVYQNGQPVTDAVVKINGYMPPMPGMPEMSFDYPVKKAGDYYQSDVNLSMGGTWQITITVEKGGKTHKLKFGFNL, from the coding sequence ATGAGAAAACTTTACTTTTTAATGGTTCTTATTGTTGGGTTCTTTGCTTTTTCCTGCACATCAAAGGAAGGCTTCAAAAAAGAGCTTTCTGAAGGGGATATAAAGGTCGTTATAACCTCTGATCAGCCACCCCATGTTGGGATAAACAAATGGAAACTGAAAGTTTACCAAAACGGACAGCCTGTAACAGATGCAGTGGTAAAAATCAACGGCTACATGCCTCCAATGCCGGGAATGCCTGAGATGAGTTTTGATTATCCTGTTAAAAAGGCTGGCGATTACTACCAGTCTGACGTAAATTTATCAATGGGAGGAACATGGCAGATCACCATCACAGTGGAAAAAGGTGGTAAAACACATAAACTAAAATTTGGTTTTAATCTGTGA
- a CDS encoding 2-oxoacid:ferredoxin oxidoreductase subunit beta, translating into MEYIRLEEKLPPKEYRSDIEPTWCPGCGDFGVVTALTKAFSEERLDPTAITLTSGIGCSSRLPLWMNAFGIHTAHGRALPAAVGARLARPDIPVVVTAGDGDIFSIGMEHFPHTARKNFDITLIVMDNRMYALTKNQTSPTSRHGYKGSLNPYGNIEDPFNVIKFAIASGATFVAQSYSGNPKHLAETIEAAIEHKGFSFVNVLSPCPTFNKVDTFKYYKGRLIDINKELGHDPTDMKSALELASHALDADNPELEDAEPFKGKRPIGIFYKTQKETFEERVAQLKAKFAPPSGEPDWDEILSQYRP; encoded by the coding sequence ATGGAATATATCAGACTGGAAGAAAAGCTCCCCCCAAAGGAGTACAGGAGTGACATAGAACCAACATGGTGTCCAGGGTGTGGAGACTTTGGTGTTGTTACAGCTTTAACAAAGGCTTTCTCAGAAGAAAGACTTGATCCTACAGCAATCACATTAACATCAGGTATTGGTTGCTCTTCAAGGCTTCCTCTCTGGATGAATGCATTTGGTATTCATACAGCTCACGGTAGGGCTTTGCCTGCTGCTGTTGGTGCGAGACTTGCAAGACCGGATATTCCGGTTGTTGTTACTGCAGGGGACGGTGACATATTCTCAATCGGAATGGAACACTTCCCACACACAGCAAGAAAGAACTTTGACATCACCCTCATAGTTATGGACAACAGAATGTATGCCCTCACAAAGAACCAGACATCACCAACATCAAGACACGGATACAAAGGATCTCTCAACCCATACGGAAATATTGAAGATCCATTTAATGTTATAAAGTTTGCGATCGCATCAGGCGCAACATTTGTTGCCCAGTCATACTCAGGAAATCCAAAACATCTTGCTGAAACAATTGAAGCAGCGATAGAACACAAAGGTTTCTCATTTGTTAATGTTTTATCCCCATGCCCAACATTCAACAAGGTTGATACATTCAAGTATTACAAAGGAAGGCTGATAGATATAAACAAAGAGCTTGGACACGATCCAACCGATATGAAATCAGCCCTTGAGCTTGCTTCACATGCACTTGATGCTGACAATCCTGAACTTGAAGATGCAGAACCATTCAAAGGTAAAAGACCTATAGGAATATTCTACAAAACACAAAAGGAAACTTTTGAAGAGAGGGTAGCCCAGCTTAAAGCGAAGTTTGCACCTCCTTCAGGAGAGCCAGACTGGGACGAGATACTTTCACAGTATAGACCTTAA
- a CDS encoding 2-oxoacid:acceptor oxidoreductase subunit alpha, giving the protein MAFDLTVKYAGEGGEGVISAGDFTMRAASNLGYEVVTFKSFPAEIKGGYALSQVRMSDQKILSQGDGFDILVAFNGEAYEVNKPLLGKGKVLIWDGPEGGDFEPDLEELEKMGVFVYAVPMSKLAKEEVGAYITKNVIAMASVFELFGFPMEVLKNEIVKKFTKKGEDVVNLNFKAIEVAQNYIKEHIKKIDPYKVPGPLPKKDVIIVEGNEAIALGAAVAGVKVFAAYPITPATTVGNYLSPLILKTGGFVYQSEDEISSMAAIIGASFAGVKAMTATSGPGISLMQELIDLASMTELPTVVVDVQRAGPSTGMPTKHEQADLFAAALGGHGDDQRVVIAPKNVEENFYLTIEAFNLAEKYQLPVLLLTDGSLSLRAEAIPTPDVKKIKENLIERPVVKKGEVKPEEIENLFRYAITESGISPVFVPGVSPKPYTATGLEHAENSRPRTTPNERTVMMDKRFRKIKNIEQENPHLVEWDLGDLKEGDKADIAVVAWGLTASITQEAVKRLRDKGYKIAALYPKLLYPVPKNALEKLSEMADKILVPEASYLGHFARFMKMFTNIPQEKIVQFNIYRGEPFIPKEIEEKILELLGEKVNA; this is encoded by the coding sequence ATGGCATTTGATTTAACAGTAAAGTATGCCGGTGAAGGTGGAGAAGGTGTTATCTCTGCCGGTGATTTTACAATGAGAGCAGCTTCAAACTTAGGTTATGAGGTTGTCACCTTCAAATCCTTTCCGGCTGAGATCAAGGGAGGTTACGCATTATCTCAGGTGAGAATGTCTGACCAGAAAATACTCTCTCAGGGTGATGGATTTGATATACTTGTTGCTTTCAACGGTGAAGCTTATGAGGTAAATAAGCCACTCTTAGGGAAAGGAAAAGTTCTTATCTGGGACGGTCCTGAAGGCGGTGACTTTGAGCCTGATCTTGAAGAACTTGAGAAAATGGGAGTTTTCGTTTATGCAGTTCCCATGTCTAAACTTGCCAAAGAAGAGGTAGGCGCATACATAACAAAGAACGTTATAGCTATGGCATCTGTGTTTGAGCTGTTTGGATTTCCAATGGAAGTTCTGAAAAATGAGATCGTTAAAAAATTTACTAAAAAAGGCGAAGATGTCGTTAACCTCAACTTCAAGGCTATTGAAGTGGCACAAAACTACATCAAAGAGCACATTAAAAAGATAGATCCATACAAGGTTCCAGGTCCACTGCCGAAGAAAGATGTTATTATCGTGGAAGGTAACGAAGCTATCGCCCTTGGTGCCGCAGTTGCAGGGGTGAAAGTGTTTGCAGCTTATCCTATCACACCTGCAACAACAGTAGGAAACTATCTTTCCCCGTTAATACTCAAAACAGGTGGTTTTGTTTATCAGTCTGAGGACGAGATATCTTCAATGGCAGCGATTATAGGGGCATCTTTTGCAGGTGTTAAAGCTATGACAGCGACCTCAGGACCTGGAATATCACTGATGCAGGAGCTTATTGATCTTGCATCTATGACAGAGCTTCCAACTGTTGTAGTTGATGTCCAAAGGGCTGGTCCATCAACAGGTATGCCCACAAAACATGAGCAGGCTGACCTTTTTGCTGCTGCGTTAGGTGGACACGGTGATGATCAGAGGGTTGTTATAGCACCAAAAAATGTTGAAGAGAACTTTTATCTCACGATAGAAGCCTTTAATCTTGCAGAGAAGTATCAACTTCCTGTTCTGCTCCTTACAGACGGTTCGCTATCTTTAAGGGCTGAAGCGATACCTACACCTGATGTTAAGAAAATAAAAGAAAATCTGATTGAAAGACCTGTTGTCAAGAAAGGAGAAGTAAAACCTGAAGAGATAGAAAATCTGTTCAGATATGCCATAACAGAATCCGGAATATCTCCTGTGTTTGTCCCCGGTGTATCACCTAAACCATATACGGCTACAGGGCTTGAACACGCAGAGAACTCAAGACCAAGAACCACACCTAACGAAAGAACAGTTATGATGGATAAAAGGTTCAGAAAGATCAAAAATATAGAGCAGGAAAATCCCCATCTTGTTGAGTGGGATCTTGGTGATCTGAAAGAGGGTGATAAAGCTGATATAGCTGTTGTTGCATGGGGACTGACAGCATCTATAACACAGGAAGCTGTTAAAAGACTCAGAGATAAAGGATACAAAATAGCTGCCCTTTATCCAAAACTCCTTTACCCTGTTCCAAAAAATGCCCTGGAAAAACTGTCTGAAATGGCAGATAAGATACTTGTCCCTGAAGCTTCCTATCTTGGGCATTTTGCAAGGTTTATGAAAATGTTCACAAACATACCGCAGGAGAAAATAGTTCAGTTCAACATCTACAGAGGAGAACCATTTATTCCTAAAGAGATAGAAGAAAAAATACTTGAGCTTTTAGGTGAAAAAGTAAATGCATAA
- a CDS encoding efflux RND transporter permease subunit, with protein MKFLEYILKRPHFILSVILSLSFLGIVGFFEIKQKLFPDTNRPTISVVFIYPGASAKDVAENIAIPVEERFYTIDKVRTVSSVSKDEVCVVTVEFEYEKDIEKASVDVQNEINKIRSDLPKGIKEPQIYKITEATQPVIVISVYPEDKNLSLTELRQIAENQIKNRLLKLKEVANVDVFGGYKKEIFIQIDRKKLNKYNLPISTVISKIQQINNDIPIGILSDSSNTFLIKSINKAKNIEELKNLYITPSIKLSDIAVIKYDHYTNSSLFYGNGKPAIALAVQRQPTGDALKTIDAVKRLIPELKKEFPSIGFEISDTQEKIIRLSNLNMLEALRDAIIMTAIVIFFFLSNIRQMIIAGLSIPFVYSITIGIMWLLDMEFNIVTLTAIILALGMLVDDAVVILENIERHLYELKEPVKDAVVNGTKEVAFAVLSGTIATSVVLLPILFVGDFPQTIFRPLAGTLLIAVIVSYFVSITFIPLIAPYLLKKTSDKNRIELLTYRISEFFLRPLKNFYVDAVQLVFKKKILILPYFMGVLILFVVSVKIILPLVGKEIMPPMDTGIVKGSITADSNLSIKQVENIVRRISDILTKDKNVEMFSISVGSEPGVLSMGSGKSPQSISLTVHYVDRFHRKKSIWEIERGLREKIWQIPDIKYVSIFDYGATPLSSIKGNLDVRISGEDLKILDSIGNKMFDMSHHVKGITSVSRSWDYDKTVYNIKVDNKKALTYGLTPSSIASQIAVKLRGTYVSFYNVKNENPIKIRLVFKENQRSDLSALKDYYIDSSKGKIPLTELVYIEKMIEPTVITRQDLTYTLDIIGYREKAAITHIVDSFKKVFESSGVTIPEGYTVSNEGDIKQLMDSLKRMLKAIALGIVLLFFALTPPFRSFLSPFAVISAVPLALIGAAWSTLVMGYHQSMPGLMGVILLTGIITKNSILLIDFIQSALERGDDIQKAIIDSIKIRTRPVLMTAFGTSAGMIPVALGWALGLERLAPLGTVAIGGLIVGTFLTLIYVPIFYYILHKIRKKLFP; from the coding sequence ATGAAATTTTTAGAATATATACTGAAAAGACCCCACTTCATACTTTCTGTTATTTTATCTCTTTCATTTTTGGGTATTGTAGGATTTTTTGAGATAAAACAGAAATTATTTCCTGATACCAACAGACCTACGATATCTGTTGTTTTTATTTATCCAGGAGCATCAGCTAAAGATGTGGCAGAGAATATAGCAATTCCTGTAGAAGAACGGTTTTACACCATAGATAAAGTCAGAACGGTATCGTCTGTTTCAAAAGATGAGGTCTGCGTTGTAACTGTAGAGTTTGAATATGAAAAGGATATAGAAAAGGCGTCTGTAGATGTTCAAAATGAGATAAACAAAATAAGATCAGATCTACCAAAAGGCATTAAAGAGCCTCAGATATATAAAATAACAGAAGCAACACAGCCTGTTATTGTTATATCTGTATACCCAGAAGATAAAAATCTGTCCCTGACAGAACTAAGGCAGATAGCAGAAAACCAAATAAAAAACAGGTTATTAAAACTAAAAGAGGTGGCAAATGTTGATGTTTTTGGTGGATACAAAAAAGAGATATTTATTCAGATAGACAGAAAAAAACTAAATAAATACAATCTGCCCATATCAACTGTTATATCAAAAATTCAGCAGATAAATAATGATATTCCAATTGGTATACTATCAGACAGCAGCAACACTTTTCTTATAAAGTCAATAAATAAAGCAAAAAATATTGAAGAACTAAAAAATCTATACATTACCCCATCAATAAAACTCTCAGACATAGCGGTTATAAAATACGATCATTACACAAACAGTTCACTTTTCTACGGGAATGGTAAACCTGCGATAGCCCTTGCTGTTCAGAGGCAGCCTACAGGAGATGCCCTGAAAACAATTGATGCTGTCAAGAGGCTAATTCCAGAGCTAAAAAAAGAGTTTCCATCTATAGGTTTTGAGATATCTGATACACAGGAAAAGATAATAAGGCTGAGTAATCTTAACATGCTTGAAGCACTTAGAGACGCAATAATAATGACTGCCATCGTAATATTTTTCTTCCTATCCAATATAAGACAGATGATTATAGCAGGTTTGTCTATACCATTTGTTTATAGCATAACTATTGGTATTATGTGGCTTCTTGATATGGAATTTAATATTGTGACGCTGACAGCTATTATACTTGCACTTGGAATGCTTGTTGATGATGCGGTTGTTATACTTGAAAACATAGAAAGACATCTGTATGAGCTGAAAGAGCCTGTAAAAGATGCGGTAGTAAACGGGACTAAAGAGGTTGCCTTTGCCGTTTTGTCAGGAACTATAGCCACCTCTGTTGTTTTACTACCTATTCTTTTCGTTGGAGATTTTCCCCAGACAATATTTAGACCCCTTGCCGGAACACTTTTGATTGCTGTTATAGTTTCCTATTTTGTATCAATAACATTTATTCCTTTAATAGCCCCATACCTTCTGAAAAAAACATCAGATAAAAATAGAATTGAGCTTTTAACCTATAGAATTTCTGAGTTTTTCCTGCGCCCGTTGAAAAATTTCTATGTAGATGCTGTTCAGCTGGTTTTCAAGAAAAAAATTCTGATACTTCCATACTTTATGGGGGTATTGATACTTTTTGTTGTTAGCGTAAAGATTATACTTCCACTGGTTGGAAAAGAGATAATGCCTCCTATGGATACCGGAATAGTAAAAGGAAGTATAACAGCAGACAGTAACCTTTCAATAAAACAGGTTGAGAATATAGTTCGGAGAATTTCAGATATACTGACAAAGGACAAGAATGTTGAGATGTTTTCCATCTCTGTGGGATCTGAACCCGGTGTTCTCAGTATGGGATCAGGAAAATCACCCCAGTCTATAAGTCTGACTGTTCATTATGTTGATAGATTTCACAGAAAAAAAAGTATCTGGGAAATAGAAAGAGGTTTAAGGGAAAAAATATGGCAGATACCTGATATAAAATATGTAAGCATTTTTGATTACGGAGCAACCCCTTTATCCTCAATCAAAGGAAACCTTGATGTTAGAATAAGCGGGGAAGACCTCAAAATCCTTGACAGTATCGGTAATAAAATGTTTGATATGTCTCATCATGTAAAGGGAATAACATCAGTTTCAAGAAGCTGGGATTATGATAAAACTGTTTACAATATAAAAGTTGATAATAAAAAAGCTCTTACCTATGGTCTAACACCCTCGTCCATAGCATCACAAATCGCTGTAAAACTTAGAGGAACTTATGTATCCTTTTATAATGTAAAAAATGAAAATCCTATAAAAATAAGATTAGTCTTTAAAGAAAATCAAAGATCTGACCTTTCTGCACTAAAAGATTACTACATAGACAGTTCTAAAGGGAAAATACCTCTAACCGAGCTTGTATATATAGAAAAAATGATAGAACCTACAGTTATCACAAGGCAGGATTTGACATATACCCTTGATATTATTGGATACAGGGAAAAGGCGGCAATAACCCACATAGTTGACAGTTTCAAAAAAGTTTTTGAAAGTTCCGGAGTTACAATTCCGGAAGGTTATACAGTATCAAATGAAGGTGATATAAAACAGCTTATGGATTCCCTAAAAAGAATGCTCAAAGCTATAGCTTTAGGAATTGTGCTTTTGTTTTTTGCTCTTACACCTCCATTCAGATCATTTTTATCTCCATTTGCCGTTATATCAGCGGTTCCCCTTGCCCTGATTGGTGCTGCATGGTCTACACTTGTAATGGGATATCACCAATCAATGCCCGGGCTTATGGGAGTAATTTTACTTACAGGTATTATCACTAAAAATTCCATTCTTTTGATTGATTTTATACAATCTGCTCTTGAAAGGGGAGATGACATTCAAAAAGCTATTATTGACAGCATTAAAATCAGAACAAGACCTGTTTTAATGACAGCTTTTGGAACTTCTGCAGGTATGATACCTGTCGCTTTAGGCTGGGCTTTAGGTCTTGAAAGGCTTGCTCCACTTGGAACGGTGGCTATAGGAGGACTGATTGTTGGAACATTTTTAACACTGATATATGTTCCTATTTTCTACTACATTCTTCATAAAATCAGAAAGAAACTCTTTCCCTGA
- a CDS encoding efflux RND transporter periplasmic adaptor subunit, producing MGKIIKIITLMMVVATLVIAGIFLIQKKKEEISKIPTPEKPYYTIRGTRLEEGTVLLTRDFVGEFRPENVVLVSSNKSGYIKKIYVKTGQEVKKGQILSVIDDTQIKNQIKNLQIDLKNLELRLKSLKTREQAVKALLITKENIYKRDKRLFEKKAVSKEKVEKSYSSYLLAKSQLEDIQTEMQTTKNRIKQLSNELKTQKNSLLYLRIKSPVDGVIQNISLREGNLVLPGKPIMRIEESKRYEIVIKVPSDYPVKEGDPVRIRFNGNVKDYKVSTVYPSPSDYLKVVKIRLTEKPEGIISNSLINVSFVKEIEGFVVPKNAVLNTSSGSYVLTVSEGRFKKIPVVVKGMNKKFAVVSGDLKKGMIIAVAEENKLRLLSTGKKGKIVLEKEE from the coding sequence ATGGGCAAAATAATTAAAATTATTACACTTATGATGGTTGTTGCCACTCTGGTTATTGCAGGTATTTTTCTTATACAAAAAAAGAAAGAGGAAATATCAAAAATTCCAACACCAGAAAAACCATACTACACAATCAGGGGAACTCGTTTAGAGGAAGGAACTGTCTTGTTAACAAGGGATTTTGTAGGAGAGTTTAGACCTGAAAATGTTGTATTAGTATCTTCCAACAAATCAGGTTACATAAAAAAAATTTATGTAAAAACCGGTCAGGAAGTAAAAAAAGGTCAGATTTTGTCTGTTATTGACGACACTCAGATAAAAAATCAAATTAAAAACCTCCAGATTGATCTAAAAAACCTTGAACTGAGGCTAAAATCTCTTAAAACCAGAGAACAGGCAGTAAAGGCTCTGCTCATCACAAAAGAGAATATTTACAAAAGGGACAAAAGACTTTTTGAAAAAAAGGCTGTGTCAAAAGAAAAGGTGGAAAAAAGCTATTCATCTTATCTCCTTGCAAAATCTCAGCTTGAAGATATTCAGACAGAGATGCAGACTACCAAAAACAGAATAAAACAGCTAAGTAATGAACTGAAAACTCAAAAAAACAGTCTTTTATATCTGAGAATTAAATCTCCCGTTGACGGCGTTATTCAGAACATATCCCTCAGAGAAGGGAACCTTGTTTTACCGGGAAAACCTATCATGAGGATAGAAGAATCTAAAAGATACGAGATTGTTATTAAAGTTCCGTCAGATTACCCTGTAAAAGAGGGAGATCCAGTTAGAATAAGATTTAATGGTAATGTTAAAGATTACAAAGTTTCTACGGTATACCCCTCACCATCTGATTATCTAAAAGTTGTGAAAATCAGACTTACAGAAAAGCCTGAAGGAATAATTTCAAACAGTCTCATAAATGTTTCTTTTGTTAAAGAAATTGAAGGGTTTGTAGTTCCAAAAAATGCGGTTTTAAACACCTCCTCTGGAAGTTATGTTCTTACTGTTTCAGAAGGTAGATTTAAAAAAATTCCTGTTGTTGTTAAGGGAATGAATAAAAAATTTGCAGTCGTATCAGGTGATCTAAAAAAGGGAATGATAATAGCTGTTGCTGAAGAAAATAAATTAAGGCTCTTATCAACAGGAAAAAAAGGTAAGATCGTTCTGGAGAAGGAAGAATGA
- a CDS encoding TolC family protein: MRKILLFFLILMETVFSMDLDTLINQALKNSPYISEKRIDLKIGKVTVEKSKRKKLGQIDLYGSFNRYEDPRILYPISTPVNIHNLTGAENQIIAGISYTVPIFTGFKIKRNIQISKISKKIKEIDLLLSEQMVVFNIRSIYLKILSLEKQLVSAKAYRTSLEKLKNDIQEAVNLGRKPEIDLYKVQYRIEDINYKIERIQNSIKNLKAAVKTLVGDQKIDLSNLEDIKPAKNIVLDREFYIKKIKKLKKIKKIDLSKEISYQKMLTIKGECLPEIYFKASAQRNMGNSQYKDLWQVGIFVNYKLFDFGVRRNRYIQSKLDLEKKKIQKKKTELELIKDIDEAINRIKTYQAKIKASEKKLKYARSVEQAEKAKYEEGVSDLYNYLYAKAERFSAQAEYYDAVYNREIAIFYLKYLLEEQRYGQNN, translated from the coding sequence ATGAGGAAGATACTTTTATTTTTTCTTATATTGATGGAAACTGTTTTTTCTATGGACTTAGATACATTGATAAATCAGGCTTTGAAAAACAGCCCTTACATTTCAGAAAAAAGAATAGATCTCAAAATAGGAAAGGTTACAGTAGAAAAATCAAAAAGGAAAAAACTTGGACAGATTGATCTATACGGTTCGTTTAACAGGTATGAGGATCCCCGTATACTTTATCCCATCTCAACACCTGTAAATATACACAATTTGACAGGAGCCGAAAATCAGATTATCGCAGGTATATCATACACAGTTCCAATTTTTACAGGCTTTAAGATAAAAAGAAATATTCAGATCTCAAAAATATCAAAAAAAATAAAAGAGATAGATCTTTTACTGTCTGAGCAGATGGTTGTTTTTAACATAAGGTCTATTTATCTGAAAATCCTTTCCCTTGAAAAACAGCTTGTTTCTGCAAAGGCATACAGAACCTCCCTTGAAAAACTGAAAAATGACATTCAGGAAGCTGTCAATTTAGGAAGAAAGCCAGAAATAGATCTATATAAAGTTCAATACAGAATTGAAGATATTAACTACAAAATAGAAAGGATACAAAACAGTATAAAAAATTTAAAAGCTGCAGTTAAAACATTGGTAGGAGATCAGAAAATAGACCTTTCAAATCTTGAAGATATCAAGCCTGCTAAAAATATTGTTCTGGACAGGGAATTTTATATTAAAAAGATAAAAAAACTAAAGAAAATCAAAAAAATTGACTTATCAAAAGAAATATCCTATCAAAAAATGCTTACAATTAAAGGTGAGTGTCTACCTGAGATTTACTTTAAAGCTTCTGCCCAGAGAAATATGGGAAACAGTCAATACAAAGATCTTTGGCAAGTTGGTATTTTTGTAAACTATAAGCTTTTTGATTTTGGAGTTAGAAGAAACAGATACATACAATCAAAACTTGATCTTGAGAAGAAAAAAATTCAAAAAAAGAAAACAGAGCTTGAGCTTATCAAAGATATTGATGAAGCCATAAACCGTATAAAAACATATCAGGCAAAAATAAAAGCCTCTGAAAAAAAGCTTAAGTATGCCCGGTCTGTGGAACAGGCAGAAAAGGCAAAATATGAAGAAGGAGTTTCTGATCTGTATAACTATCTGTATGCAAAGGCAGAAAGGTTTTCTGCACAGGCAGAGTATTACGATGCTGTTTATAACAGGGAGATAGCTATTTTTTACCTGAAGTATTTATTAGAGGAGCAAAGATATGGGCAAAATAATTAA
- a CDS encoding TetR/AcrR family transcriptional regulator yields the protein MKKRKSVGERKEEVFYVISQIIAEKGLSEVSTVEVARRLGVSQPAIYKYFKNKDDMITYYLQHLKNNLNEIIKKAEKGKTTEEKLRIIFTEHFRLLERTKILPRVVFSDIIYVGNPEKKFKLKEAVFLYKDGIKNIISEGIKNGEIKDIDPEFGVRVVIGSILSSTLFWMLDDMKFRIIEEVDFIIENIKKTLFN from the coding sequence GTGAAAAAAAGAAAAAGTGTTGGAGAAAGGAAGGAAGAAGTTTTTTACGTAATATCACAGATAATAGCAGAAAAAGGTCTGTCAGAAGTTTCAACCGTTGAGGTTGCCAGAAGACTGGGAGTTTCACAACCAGCTATATATAAATATTTTAAAAACAAAGATGATATGATTACTTATTACCTCCAGCATCTAAAAAATAACCTGAATGAAATAATCAAAAAAGCAGAAAAAGGCAAAACAACAGAAGAAAAACTCAGGATAATATTCACAGAACACTTTAGACTTCTTGAAAGAACAAAGATATTACCAAGGGTTGTATTTTCCGACATCATTTATGTGGGCAATCCTGAAAAAAAATTTAAACTGAAAGAAGCTGTTTTCCTATACAAAGACGGTATAAAAAACATTATTTCAGAAGGGATAAAAAATGGTGAGATAAAGGATATAGATCCTGAGTTTGGCGTCAGGGTTGTTATAGGAAGTATCCTTTCATCTACCCTTTTCTGGATGCTTGATGATATGAAGTTCAGAATAATAGAGGAAGTGGACTTTATTATAGAGAACATTAAGAAAACTTTGTTTAATTAA
- the sucD gene encoding succinate--CoA ligase subunit alpha: MSVLVNKDTKVIVQGITGREGSFHAIQCKAYGTQVVGGVTPGKGGQEVEGMPVFDSVKEAVDNTGADCSLIFVPPPFAADAVLEAVDAGIKTVICITEGIPVNDMIPVKNYIKTYYPDTVLIGPNCPGVITPDEAKIGIMPGHIFKRGKVGIVSRSGTLTYEAAFQLSNRDIGQSTVIGIGGDPVPGTVFSDVLKWFQDDPETEAIVMIGEIGGTAEEEAAEFIKEYVTKPVVAYIAGVTAPPGKRMGHAGAIIAGGKGTAEEKYKALESAGATTVKNISFIGEAVAEVLK; this comes from the coding sequence ATGAGCGTATTAGTGAATAAAGATACAAAGGTTATCGTTCAGGGAATAACAGGAAGAGAAGGGTCTTTTCATGCTATCCAGTGTAAGGCTTACGGAACACAGGTTGTCGGTGGTGTTACGCCGGGAAAAGGTGGACAGGAAGTTGAAGGTATGCCAGTTTTTGATTCTGTAAAAGAGGCTGTTGATAATACAGGAGCTGACTGCTCCCTTATATTTGTTCCACCTCCCTTTGCAGCTGATGCAGTGCTGGAAGCTGTTGATGCTGGAATAAAAACTGTTATCTGCATAACAGAAGGAATTCCTGTTAATGACATGATACCTGTAAAAAATTATATAAAAACCTACTACCCTGACACTGTTTTGATAGGTCCAAACTGCCCTGGGGTTATAACTCCAGACGAAGCAAAAATAGGCATAATGCCGGGACACATATTCAAAAGAGGAAAAGTGGGAATAGTTTCAAGATCAGGAACTCTCACATATGAGGCAGCATTCCAGCTTTCAAACAGAGATATAGGTCAGTCCACAGTCATAGGAATTGGAGGTGATCCTGTTCCCGGAACAGTATTCTCAGATGTTCTTAAATGGTTTCAAGATGATCCAGAAACAGAAGCGATCGTTATGATAGGTGAGATCGGAGGAACAGCGGAAGAAGAGGCTGCTGAGTTTATAAAAGAGTATGTTACCAAGCCGGTAGTTGCATATATAGCAGGAGTTACGGCACCTCCAGGAAAAAGAATGGGTCATGCAGGAGCTATAATCGCAGGTGGAAAAGGGACAGCAGAAGAAAAATACAAAGCTCTTGAATCGGCTGGAGCAACCACTGTAAAAAATATATCTTTTATAGGCGAAGCTGTAGCAGAAGTTCTAAAATAA